The sequence CGAAACGTACGCCGAACTCATCGATGAGCTGGTGTCGATCTACGAGACGGACGGGACCTTCCTGCAGGAAGGCTACTCCGAGTGAGCGGCGAGTCGACCGGCTGCCTCGAGTTTTCCGACCGACCTCGAACCATCAGTCCCGACGAACGTCGTCGCGTTCGTGATCGTCTCG is a genomic window of Natrarchaeobius halalkaliphilus containing:
- a CDS encoding DUF7557 family protein, translating into MCPQIEISEELKNRLDTHLEEDETYAELIDELVSIYETDGTFLQEGYSE